Genomic window (Alnus glutinosa chromosome 9, dhAlnGlut1.1, whole genome shotgun sequence):
GAGAAGGTGATATCTTTGTATTGGGAGATGGGTgagaaggagagggagagagtggtTTTGTTTGTGGAGGAGCTGTTGAGGCGTGGGATTGGTGTTGGTGTTGAGGATAGTAATGGAGAGGAGGGGCACAAGGGTGGCCCAACAGGGTATCTTGCTTGGAAGATGATGGTGAGTGTCGAGGAATTTAGTTGAATTCCTTTTTCATGGATgaattttgatgagttttgtATTGGTGTTTTGGAAATCATTTTTGATTTGAGTTCTATTCACTTTAAGTTTTTTGGGTAGTTTGATTTTCTATTCTTCCTGTGGTTATTTTGTATAATAGCTTACTGTTTTGTTTCATGTTGCCTGGGATGGCTTTAGTTGTTGAAGCTGAATCGTCTCTTACTGTTTGTTGCTTGTTTTCAGTTGGGTCTGAGAAAAGGGACTGAGTCAAATTTCCTATTCTGATGCTAAAGTGTGTTCAAATTGCTACTCTTCCATATATAGTACTAAGTACTAATTTTATGATATTTAAGTTTATAATGTGGAGGATGTCAACCAATTTCTGCAAATTGATCAAACCCAAGTATCAACCTATGTTTCTTAGGCTGATTGTCAAATATATTTCGGCTGTCAAAAAATATTGTCCAACTAAGTTTGTGAAATTGGTTTGTTTCTTGGCCATCGATACACATCCAGAATGAATATAATTGCTAATTTTGTAACCTGTTGTTTCCATGGTATTTATGTTCTAAATTTtagattgattttgaattttatgtGGATGACAATATAAGTTGTATTCTATCAGGTTGAGGGTAACTATAGGGATGCGGTCAAGTTGGTGATTCGTCTTAGAGAATCTGGGTTGAAGCCAGAGGTCTACAGCTACCTCGTTGCTATGACAGCTGTGGTTAAAGAGCTGAATGAATTTGCCAAAACTTTACGTAAGTTGAAAGGTTTTGCGAGGAGTGGGTTTATAGCTGAGCTTGATGTAGAAAATGTTGAGCTTATTGAAAAGTATCAGTCAGATCTTTTAGCCGATGGAGTACACCTGTCTAATTGGGTGATTCAAGAGGGAAGCTCTTCACTTTCTGGGGTAGTTCACGAGAGGCTCCTTGCAATGTATATTTGTGCTGGTCGGGGACTGGAGGCTGAAAGGCAGTTGTGGGAAATGAAGCTTGTGGGCAAAGAGGCTGACGGAGACCTTTATGACATTGTTCTAGCAATCTGTGCTTCCCAGAAAGAGGCCAGTGCCATTGCACGGTTGCTTACTAGAATTGAGGTTACAAGCTCTTTGCGCAAGAAGAAAAGCCTATCATGGTTGTTGAGAGGTTACGTTAAAGGAGGACATTTCGATGATGCTGCAGAAACACTAATTAAAATGCTTGATCTAGGCTTTAATCCGGAGTATTTGGACAGGGCAGCTGTGTTGCAGGGACTAAGAAAACGGATCCACCGATCTGGAAATATAGAAACTTACCTTAAGCTTTGCAAGCGCCTTTCTGATGCGAGTTTGATTGGACCTTCTCTTGTTTATCTCTATATGAAGAAATATAAGCTGTGGGTCATGAAAATGCTTTGAGATTTCTATTCCAACGTATTTGAGATTGTTGATTCCGACCTTTCCCTAAAGTTACTTTGGCGGTCAAGATTTTATAGCACAAGCACTTTTTCGCTGGGTGTTTGCATGATAATACGAGCACCAATTTATGGGTGCTTTTTACATGCTCATTCTGTATAGGTTGGATTGCTTTGAGCTGCACAAAAGCCTTGGATGGACCAGTTCCGAGAGGCGATTGATAGTGAAAATTAGGAATAAAGTTATGTCCGTCTTGTTCTTGGGAACAAACGCTGTATATATGGTGGCAGTTGTAAGCATGACAATAAGGCTTCAGCACAATGTAATTAATTCAACTGCATATAATTACTACAGGTACTTTATTATTGCATTCTTGTTCCTTCTTTGACTGGTGGATTTCCATATTTTTTGAAGGGCCTTGGGACCTGGTGTATATTTTGGACCTGTCATGTATATGGTGTTCGTTCAATACGATGAACTCAAAAGATTTCTGATTGCACATATATCACACATGCTTTTTCCACTTGTACAAAAAATCAGTTCGGGCCTGCTTTAGGGTTTATGGCAACCTTGATAGAGGAAGAATACGAAGTTTACATTGGAcatgttttcttttccttgcatatatatataggatgatTATTGTAGAGAAACATTATCTTACTTGTCAAGTCTAATCTTCATGTTTCTACTTATCCTTGAAGAGTGATACAATGAATTTCTAACTCTATGATATTGCTGTGTTCAAGTCAGGATGAGACCATGAAAACATGAAAGAAGATTGATTTACTTACccagaagaaagaaagattaatttgaccaaaaaaaaaaaacttatcgaAGAGATTACGAGCGAAGAATTGTtagttggattttttatttgggCCTTGGGCATGAATTTGAGTTTTTAATGTAATTATTGTAATATATCTATTCTACGTACCATCTGGTATTCATTATTGGATAAACTTTGGACCCTAACAATTTAGTTGTCCAGATtgttaaaagttaaaacttcGAGCATCAAATCTTAACTTATATAAGATAACATTCTCCTATGAGACCATTTGTCTGCAGAGGTATTGGGCAACCCGTCCTCTTGTTAGGACTGGTGAGTCCTATAATATGGATCCATGCATTACTGGAGTGGGTGCTTTCACTAGTGGTTTGCTATGAAAGCATTCACAGCAACTTTCCTATAAGAGTTTTGTTTTctatattttaggaaaaattttaaaaaaagtcacaaaaaaccACTCACAACagcttctttaaaattttctgttccttgggaatgctacagtgcttcccaactGTAGCATTCCTGATCaatattataatcataaaaaaatataatctctctcctctcacatCTTTTGAGGCAGCCCCATCTCCTTTctagtcttcttcttcagccgGCCATTCTCTTTAGCAAACCTAAAACCTATGTTTGCCACAACAGTCATTGTCACGTTCTCGATCACAAACCCAACAGAATTCACAAACTCAACTCTCGCAACTTCCATAGGCACCGAAACtagaaatcacaaactcaatgAAGTAGCCCATGACTTCCCTCCCTTCTTCCGTGTCTATAAAGACGGTAGAGTCAAGAGGGCTCCTTAGCACCGAAACTATACCGCCCACCACCAATCCTCTCACCGGAGTCCAGTCCAAAGACATCACAATCTCACCCAGAGCTGCCTTGTCTGCTCGCCTCTTCCTCCCCAACATCACCGGCCATCTCTGCCGCCGCCCACAAGCTTCCCCTCATTTACATCCACAACGACACCTTTTGCGTCGAATCTCCCTTCTTCCCTCTTTATCACAACTACGTTAACTCTGTAGCCGCTGAAGTAAACGTCGTGGCAGTGTCGATCCACTACAAAAGAGCTACGAAGCACCCTCTTCCTATTGTG
Coding sequences:
- the LOC133878481 gene encoding pentatricopeptide repeat-containing protein At2g30100, chloroplastic; protein product: MASAYSFAPSTELNFPFSSSFSLRRYRFLDSRVYQSSRISTRIGCYYRNPSFVVAARPSRVREIGPFKSVELDRFVTSDDEDEMSEGFFEAIEELERMVREPSDVLGEMNERLSARELQLVLVYFAQEGRDSWCALEVFEWLKKENRVDEETMELMVAIMCGWVRKLIEEGREVGDVVDLLVDMECVGLKPGFSMAEKVISLYWEMGEKERERVVLFVEELLRRGIGVGVEDSNGEEGHKGGPTGYLAWKMMVEGNYRDAVKLVIRLRESGLKPEVYSYLVAMTAVVKELNEFAKTLRKLKGFARSGFIAELDVENVELIEKYQSDLLADGVHLSNWVIQEGSSSLSGVVHERLLAMYICAGRGLEAERQLWEMKLVGKEADGDLYDIVLAICASQKEASAIARLLTRIEVTSSLRKKKSLSWLLRGYVKGGHFDDAAETLIKMLDLGFNPEYLDRAAVLQGLRKRIHRSGNIETYLKLCKRLSDASLIGPSLVYLYMKKYKLWVMKML